Proteins encoded together in one Telopea speciosissima isolate NSW1024214 ecotype Mountain lineage chromosome 4, Tspe_v1, whole genome shotgun sequence window:
- the LOC122657385 gene encoding uncharacterized protein LOC122657385 — protein sequence MGNCQAAEAATVVIQHPGNKIERIYWSVSAQQVMSSNPGHYVALLVTSSPSFFPNSQKASATQTPIVRQLKLLRPDDTLHIGQVYRLITFEEVLKEFAAKKCVKLGRLMKETAGDRRKDGGGAVKPPPLPSKSEIPVSVKVEPEVQRPAGSSSGGHRMGRNHGQWRPALQSISEVET from the exons ATGGGGAACTGCCAAGCAGCAGAGGCAGCGACGGTGGTGATACAACATCCGGGGAACAAGATAGAGAGGATTTACTGGTCGGTGAGCGCCCAGCAGGTGATGAGCTCCAACCCTGGCCACTACGTCGCACTCCTCGTCACCTCCTCCCCGTCCTTCTTTCCCAACTCCCAGAAAGCCTCCGCCACGCAAACGCCCATCGTTAGGCAGCTCAAGCTTCTTCGTCCCGACGATACTCTTCATATCGGCCAGGTTTATCGCCTCATCACATTCGAAG AGGTGCTCAAGGAGTTTGCTGCGAAGAAATGCGTGAAGTTGGGGAGGCTGATGAAGGAGACGGCGGGTGATAGGAGGAAAGACGGTGGTGGTGCTGTGAAGCCACCGCCTCTCCCATCCAAGTCGGAGATTCCTGTTTCGGTTAAG GTGGAGCCGGAGGTTCAACGGCCGGCGGGTAGCAGCAGTGGCGGTCACAGAATGGGAAGGAATCATGGGCAATGGCGGCCAGCTTTACAAAGCATATCAGAGGTTGAAACTTGA